A DNA window from Thermosynechococcaceae cyanobacterium Okahandja contains the following coding sequences:
- a CDS encoding RNA polymerase sigma factor, RpoD/SigA family codes for MMNSAAKSMTTPSISTDMVRTYLQEIGRVPLLSHEQEIILGKQVQQMMALRDTHDALAESLGREPTVEEWAAACNLSPKELHSTLKRGQRAKQKMIEANLRLVVSVAKKYQKRNLELLDLVQEGTLGLERGVEKFDPTRGYKFSTYAYWWIRQAITRAIAQQARTIRLPIHITEKLNKIKRTQRELSQQLGRSATPAEVAAALELEPEQIREYLTLARQPVSLDLRVGDNQDTELGELLEDNSISPEQFTTVESLRDDVHLWLAELTPQQRQVLTLRYGLSDGQELSLAKVGEQLNLSRERVRQLERQALDHLRRRRQQMYEYLAS; via the coding sequence ATGATGAACTCCGCTGCAAAATCGATGACCACCCCCAGTATCAGCACGGACATGGTGCGCACCTACCTCCAAGAAATTGGGCGGGTGCCGCTCCTGAGCCACGAACAGGAAATTATTCTGGGTAAGCAAGTTCAGCAAATGATGGCTCTGCGGGACACCCACGATGCCTTAGCCGAGTCGCTGGGGCGCGAACCCACCGTTGAGGAATGGGCGGCGGCCTGCAACCTCAGCCCCAAAGAATTGCACAGCACCCTGAAGCGGGGTCAGCGCGCTAAGCAAAAGATGATTGAGGCCAACCTACGGCTGGTGGTCTCGGTGGCTAAAAAGTACCAAAAGCGGAATCTGGAACTGCTGGATTTGGTGCAGGAGGGAACCCTTGGCCTAGAGCGGGGGGTGGAAAAGTTTGACCCCACCCGGGGCTACAAGTTTTCCACCTATGCCTACTGGTGGATTCGCCAAGCCATTACCCGGGCCATTGCCCAGCAGGCGCGCACGATCCGCTTGCCCATCCATATTACCGAGAAACTCAACAAAATTAAGCGGACGCAGCGGGAACTCTCGCAGCAACTGGGGCGCAGCGCTACCCCCGCGGAAGTGGCCGCTGCCCTCGAACTGGAGCCGGAGCAAATTCGCGAATACCTCACCCTGGCGCGGCAGCCGGTCTCCCTTGACCTGCGGGTGGGGGACAACCAAGATACGGAGTTGGGTGAGTTGCTCGAAGACAATAGTATTTCACCGGAGCAATTTACCACCGTCGAGTCGCTGCGGGATGATGTGCATCTGTGGTTGGCGGAACTGACCCCGCAGCAGCGGCAAGTGCTCACTCTCCGCTATGGTCTCAGCGATGGCCAAGAACTCTCCTTGGCCAAGGTGGGGGAACAGCTTAACCTGAGTCGGGAGCGGGTGCGGCAACTGGAACGGCAAGCCTTAGACCATCTGCGGCGCCGCCGCCAGCAGATGTATGAATACCTCGCAAGCTAG
- a CDS encoding cupin domain-containing protein — protein MLMGAQEWVRALQLQPHPEGGYFAEVYRASGSIPASVLPPEFAGGDRAYSTSIYFLLRSGERSLLHQIASDEVWHFYTGSRLTLHVIYPDGAYQRLPLGINVDAGDRLQQVVPAMTWFGATVNDPDSFSLVGCTVAPGFDFRDFRLANRYDLQQQFPQHADLIAQLTPAPKR, from the coding sequence ATGCTGATGGGGGCACAGGAGTGGGTCAGGGCACTGCAACTACAGCCCCATCCGGAGGGGGGCTACTTTGCTGAGGTGTACCGCGCCTCGGGGAGCATTCCCGCCTCGGTGTTGCCCCCTGAGTTTGCCGGGGGCGATCGCGCCTACAGTACCAGCATTTATTTTCTGCTGCGGTCGGGGGAGCGATCGCTACTACACCAAATTGCCAGTGATGAGGTGTGGCATTTTTATACCGGCAGTCGTCTCACCCTTCACGTCATTTATCCCGACGGTGCCTACCAGCGCCTCCCCTTGGGGATCAACGTTGACGCGGGCGATCGCCTGCAACAGGTGGTACCCGCCATGACTTGGTTTGGTGCCACCGTCAATGATCCCGATAGTTTTAGCCTTGTGGGTTGCACTGTTGCTCCGGGGTTTGACTTTCGCGATTTCCGCCTCGCCAACCGTTACGATCTGCAACAGCAATTTCCACAGCACGCCGACCTCATTGCCCAGTTAACCCCCGCTCCTAAACGCTAA
- a CDS encoding mechanosensitive ion channel, which yields MIKHVGLVLATTPVSILLAQASRNERLRFALLEAVQIVVIVAIAIFGDWLLIQMGLRRLQERLNQQLDATARPWLSLGLSFLRLTLRILLWALVLSWVLQSVESLSPWHDRIDSTVSFLMKQIDVIFNTPFMQLGRTEITLNFLFIILFLSVSVIFTSRWVSEWIKNRILIELRVDRGSQETITRVVSYSLSFIGFIIVLQTAGIDLSSLTVLAGVLGIGFGFGLQTLASNFISGLAILLEHPIKVGDFIEVDGLLGTVEKISIRATIIRTNDSQYVIVPNNRFIEKNVVNWSYGSPDSRIHIPVSVAYGSDTVLVTEALLSAARQDPRVLLSPPPSVWFRNFGESAYIFELLVWINRPQDSEPIKSALNFLIEQELRQRDIEIPFPQLDLRLRDVGELRSIARYYRRSTPKVSEVTEVTEVSVAKPKSSTPLPTLADLLRNISCFSRCSNADLQMLIELGTRQFYGVGEIICKEGDPGDAFYIVLEGAVEVRSEHLDQILATLYQGEFFGEIAVLTGMRRSATVRALEDTILFVVHRTAVQRLLQAQPQLAEEIAHELAARQQVLQELGLVGINGKDRSSLPPLHWIRHRLRTLFSV from the coding sequence ATGATCAAACACGTTGGCCTAGTTTTGGCAACGACACCCGTCAGTATTTTGCTGGCTCAAGCGTCTCGCAATGAGCGCTTACGATTTGCACTCCTTGAAGCCGTACAAATTGTGGTCATTGTGGCGATCGCCATCTTTGGGGATTGGCTCCTGATCCAGATGGGCTTGAGGCGGCTACAGGAACGACTCAATCAACAACTGGACGCGACAGCACGGCCATGGCTCAGCCTCGGCCTCAGTTTCCTGCGCCTAACCTTGCGGATTCTGCTGTGGGCGCTGGTGCTCTCATGGGTCTTGCAATCGGTGGAAAGCCTATCTCCGTGGCACGACCGCATTGATAGCACCGTTTCCTTCTTAATGAAACAAATTGACGTGATTTTCAATACCCCCTTTATGCAGTTGGGGCGCACAGAAATCACGCTCAACTTCCTCTTTATCATTCTGTTTCTCTCGGTTAGCGTTATTTTTACCTCCCGCTGGGTGAGTGAGTGGATTAAAAACCGCATCCTGATAGAACTACGGGTGGATCGCGGCAGTCAGGAAACCATCACGCGGGTGGTGAGCTACAGCCTCAGTTTTATTGGCTTTATTATTGTTTTACAAACCGCTGGCATTGACCTTAGCTCCTTGACGGTGCTGGCGGGGGTACTGGGGATTGGTTTTGGTTTTGGTTTACAAACCTTAGCCAGTAACTTTATCAGTGGCTTGGCCATTCTCCTAGAGCACCCGATCAAGGTTGGGGATTTTATTGAAGTGGATGGCCTGCTGGGCACGGTGGAAAAAATTTCCATTCGCGCCACGATTATCCGCACCAACGATAGCCAGTACGTGATCGTGCCCAACAACCGCTTTATTGAAAAGAACGTTGTCAACTGGAGCTATGGCAGCCCCGATAGCCGCATTCATATTCCCGTCAGTGTGGCCTACGGCAGCGACACCGTGCTGGTGACCGAGGCGCTCCTGAGTGCCGCCCGCCAAGACCCACGGGTCCTCCTAAGTCCACCTCCGAGTGTTTGGTTTCGCAACTTTGGCGAAAGCGCCTATATCTTCGAGCTACTGGTGTGGATTAACCGCCCCCAAGACTCAGAACCGATCAAAAGCGCGCTGAACTTCTTAATTGAACAGGAGTTACGTCAGCGGGATATTGAAATTCCCTTTCCTCAGCTGGATCTGCGCCTGCGGGACGTTGGCGAGTTGCGCTCTATTGCCCGCTATTATCGCCGCTCTACCCCAAAAGTTTCCGAGGTTACAGAAGTCACAGAGGTCAGTGTGGCCAAGCCCAAGTCCAGCACGCCCCTGCCGACCTTGGCGGATCTCTTGCGCAACATCAGTTGCTTTTCCCGCTGCTCTAATGCTGACTTGCAAATGCTGATCGAGTTAGGAACCCGCCAATTTTATGGCGTTGGTGAAATTATCTGCAAGGAAGGGGATCCCGGCGATGCCTTTTACATTGTCTTGGAAGGGGCAGTAGAAGTGCGCTCTGAGCACTTGGATCAAATTCTGGCGACCCTCTACCAAGGGGAGTTCTTTGGCGAAATTGCCGTATTGACAGGGATGCGGCGCTCGGCAACTGTACGTGCCCTTGAAGATACGATTCTCTTTGTGGTGCATCGCACCGCCGTGCAGCGACTCCTACAGGCACAGCCCCAACTCGCGGAAGAGATTGCCCATGAATTAGCGGCTCGCCAGCAGGTCCTGCAAGAGCTAGGGCTGGTGGGCATCAATGGCAAAGACCGCTCCTCTCTGCCCCCATTACACTGGATCCGCCACCGCCTGCGCACGTTGTTTAGCGTTTAG
- a CDS encoding ankyrin repeat domain-containing protein: protein MGELFTAIETGDPKAVAAAIASGADLNAANEAGVFPLAMAAELGHTEIVDVLLAAGANANQRDNEGWTPLMAAAGGGFTAIVEHLLRAGAQVNAKTDFGLTPLMAAAAKGQAKTAQQLIAAGADLNAKDQNSWTALVWALEGKHTEVIDVIKAARAQQLRS, encoded by the coding sequence ATGGGTGAGTTGTTCACAGCCATTGAAACGGGTGATCCCAAGGCGGTTGCAGCGGCGATCGCCAGTGGGGCTGATCTCAACGCTGCCAATGAAGCGGGGGTTTTCCCCCTTGCCATGGCGGCAGAGCTAGGGCATACCGAGATTGTGGATGTCCTCTTAGCCGCCGGTGCCAATGCCAATCAGCGGGATAATGAAGGGTGGACACCCCTCATGGCCGCCGCCGGCGGAGGCTTTACGGCAATTGTTGAACACCTGCTTAGGGCCGGGGCACAGGTGAATGCCAAAACCGACTTTGGCTTGACCCCCCTCATGGCCGCGGCAGCAAAAGGACAGGCCAAGACGGCGCAACAACTCATTGCGGCTGGGGCAGATCTCAATGCCAAGGATCAGAACTCGTGGACGGCCTTAGTGTGGGCGCTAGAGGGGAAACATACCGAGGTGATTGACGTCATTAAAGCAGCGCGGGCACAGCAACTCCGATCATGA